CAGGCGGCGCACAGCGTGGCGAGGACGGCCAGATCGGGATCGGCGAACGGGTTCACGCCGACAGCCGACACCAGGCGGGTTACCGTCCCGTCGGGCTCGGCCTCCACCCAGGCAGCTCGGTGCTCCAACCCCAGGTGGGGCACTCCGGGCAGCAGCACACAGCCCGAGGCCGCGCCCAGCACCTCCGGCGTCGACGGAGCGGTCTCCGACGGCGGATGCAGCACCACCAGAGCCGACGGCTGCGGCTCGGCGAACTGACCGGGCTGCGCAGCGCCGTCGCCGACGATCGGGCCCGCCCAGGTGACCCGACCCACCACGTCCCCCGACGGCTCGTCGGGCAGGACGTCGTCAGCGCGGAACACCGCCGTGGTCGCCAGCAGACCGGGCAGCGCCGCGATCCGCACGGCCACAGCGAGGAACTGCGCCCACTCG
Above is a genomic segment from Actinomycetota bacterium containing:
- a CDS encoding peptidase → MPDGIVQVSAFQRSDRSLAGFVMAGRWPESTREWAQFLAVAVRIAALPGLLATTAVFRADDVLPDEPSGDVVGRVTWAGPIVGDGAAQPGQFAEPQPSALVVLHPPSETAPSTPEVLGAASGCVLLPGVPHLGLEHRAAWVEAEPDGTVTRLVSAVGVNPFADPDLAVLATLCAA